The genomic interval AGTGGACAGAGGAAGTGGGCGGCAAGACGGCGAAGCTGTTAGGCCGGGTATCAGCCCAGCCGGTTGAAAAGGACGGCCGCTGGTTTCTGATTGCCAATCTTTACGGCCAGGACGACTACGGGAAAACCGGTGTCTACACCGACTATGAAGCCCTGGAAAAAGCGTTGGAAGAGATCTGTGAGTTTTTAACCGTGCGGGGAAGGAACGAGACAGCCGCGTTCCCGCAGGGAATGGGATGTGGATTTGGAGG from Anaerotignum faecicola carries:
- a CDS encoding appr-1-p processing, translating into WTEEVGGKTAKLLGRVSAQPVEKDGRWFLIANLYGQDDYGKTGVYTDYEALEKALEEICEFLTVRGRNETAAFPQGMGCGFGGGDWDVVEAIIMRVFEDYPGEVQIWKYDGK